DNA sequence from the Methanolobus psychrophilus R15 genome:
TGTTTACCATCTCTGTGGATAGTACAAGTCTTGATTTTACCTTCAATTTCTCTATGTTGAACTATCTTTATTTCTCCAATCTTTGATAACTTCAACTTTTTTCCAGAAATGTTAAAACCAGATTGTGGATAGGTAAAACTATTATATCTTTTCTTACCTTTGAAACGAGGATAACCTGCTTTGGCACCTCCATTCTTACATCGTCTAAAAAAGTTATCAAAGGATTTGCCTAATCTCCTGATTACATCCTGTTTAACCTGAGAATGAACATCGATATCAAATTCAAGATATTGAACCTGATATAATTGTTCCATTGTTGATAATCCCTGATTACATCGGTCGTATGCGTTTCTACGGTCTGCAAGAAATTCGTTATAGATATATCTACAAACATCAAGTGTCTTATTCAAAGTCACTTCCTGTTGTTTTGTAGGATATAATCTAAACTTATATGATTTTTGCATTGAATACCTATAGGTCAGCAACGTTTAAATAACTTTTGTACCTATAAGTGGATATGTCTTATTCAAGCTCTGCTGTTTATGAAATCAATTATCATATCGTATGGTGTACTAAATATCGAAAACAAGTTATGAACGATGAATTAAAACAATTTCTCGATGACCAGATAAGAACTATTGCCGATTCTAAGGAATGGGAAATACTTGAACTTGAAGTCATGCCCGAATATATACATCTCTTCATATCTGCACCACCATTCATAGCACCTACTGATATCGTTAAGATAATGAAAGGAGTGACTACAAAAAGAGTATTCCAGAAGTTCCCTGAACTACGAAAAAAAGAATTTTGGGGTAATCATCTTTGGTCACCAAGTTATTATGTTGGTTCACATGGTCAAGTATCTGCTGAAACAATTAAGAAATACATTGACGGAAGTTCCAATAGGGGCCGTAATTCATCCACCTGCTCCAGTTCAGAGAACTGGAACTCCCATTAAATCTTCGATTTAACGTGAGTTTAAAAACGGTGGTCTTCTTAGTTCAACGTGATAAAGGCAATACTCAAGACTTACGTAAACAATAGAAAGAATTTGGGTGGAAAATCACTCCACCATTTCCTCATTCTCCTGTGACCATGCAGGCTGGTCTATGGCAAAGTACTCAAGATCAGTCTCCCCTGTATTCACTGTATGTTGCTTTGAGTTCGCAGGTACGAGAACTAACTGTCCTTTACTAAGCCCAAATGGCACATCTTCTATGCAGAGTATACCTTCACCTGCAAAGACATAATGTGCTTCAGGATTCTTCATCATGTGAGCTTCAATGGAACCGCCAGGTTTGATTATTACATGAGCAATGCTGTAATCAACACCCAGATCCATGTCAACGACTGCAGGATGGAGGACATTCCCAATAGATACGTTTCCAAAGCGTGTAAAATATTCAATGTCTTCAGGATTGTTGGTATAAACGTAGTCGTCTACATAGAAACCGCAGGTTACGACGTAGGTCTGATCACCGATCAAAGCCCTCTTGACAAATGTATGCTTCAGGGTAGGAGAAGTCTCACCGGGCTTTGGCCACCGGTAACTGATCCATCCCTCGCCTTCTTCACTGAGGGCAGTACCTATAAAAAGCTCATCTAAAGCATCACCATTATAATCTTTAAGACCTATCACACTCTCGCCTTCACTGCTTACATTCGGAGCATAGGCCACGCGTATTCCTTCAGTTGTCCAGATGCTGAGATAAGTACTGTTGTGATACCACTTGCTGTCCTTCTCTCGGAATTCATCAAATGCAAGCTCACCTTTTTCATTCATCAGTTCAACGGCTTCGTTTACCAGCAACATTGTACTCTCTTTATGAGAAGATAAAACGCTCTGTCCTTCATTAACTCCTACAACACTGTCCCCGTTTTCCAATTCATAAACGGCTGCGTCTTCTGGTTGTACGCAACCGGCAACTGCCATCACCAAAAAAGCCATGGACAGAACACAAAGCATTTTTTTAAGATCATTCATACTATAACACCTGCCAAATTTAATTATCAATCAAACGTATTCTTTACTGATTTAAAAAACCGACATTATAAGGTACAGATAATATTAATAGTGAGGTAATTATTAATATTATATTTATGTTACCACTATTAGTGATAATTTCATATTGATGTATGAATTATAAAACTAATCTCATACCCTGATTTTCATACCGACTAAAGAAAACAGGCAGTAACTACCAATATATAGAAGTACATTTCAAAATACAGTAGCCAGGCGTATTTCCCAAAGAAAGGGGTTTGAGTCTAGCCTGAAGACGGAAGCATGGGGCAATTGATGATACCGGAGCTATTAAAGATACTGGAACTGAGCCTGCTGGAACTGCTGGTATTCGTAGGTCCTGTACTACTGCTAGGTCTCCTGCTGGGCAACATGGAAAAACGTGCGAACAGATATTTTAGAAAAAATATAGGAAATAAGGCCCTTCTTCTGACAGCATGGATAGGAGTGCCGGTGCATGAGACCGGACACCTGCTCATGTGCTGGCTGTTCAGGCATAAGGTCACAAAAGTGAAACTTCTGGACCTCAAGAGCAAGGATGGCACCCTTGGCTACGTCAGGCACAGTTATAACAGGAAAAGTCTTTACCAGGGCCTGGGGAATTTTTTCATAGGGATAGGGCCTATCTTAAGTGCCAATCTGTTTCTCATCGTGAGTATGAATCTGCTGCTTCCAGGCGTTTTCAGGGAAGTTACGGGTCAGATGCTGCTGTTTAGCAGCATGACCGCATTCGGATCTTCGGGCCTGGAATACATAGCCGGTTTTTTGTTGAGCATAGTATCAAGCCTGTTCGACCTGTCTAACGCCGGCAACATCAAATTCTGGATATACATCTTCCTGGCTTTTGGAGTTTCGTCCCACATTGCCCTGAGCCCTGCAGATCTCAAAGGTGCTGCAAAGGGATTACCTGCCCTGTTCATCCTTCTTTTGTTAGCCAATATACTTGCATATGCACTTGACATGAACACAGAAGAAGTACTGACCAGGATATTCCTATATAATACGTATCTTCTGGCATTTACAGTGCTTTCAGTCATATTCTCAGGCATTAACATGACAGTAGGATACTTTATCAATAGTTACAAAAGTCTGTTCAGTTTGCGAAAGGCATTTTAAGCTATTTTTATTTTATACTGATTGAATAAAGAGGATTTCTACAGGGCCGGCTAAAATATTCCCCATATGGACTTTTCAATAGTATTTGTGACTGGTCTTTTAGAATAGTATTATATCCAGAGGAAACAATTATAATAAGGGGTTTGTCGAATGAAATATACATTTCAGGATTCCACTGATTTACCAGTGCAGAGAGATTTCATAAAAGACCTGCAGGATTTCATTAAGCTTTCGAGAGAAACAATTCCTGTTGAAAATGCAGCACGACTGCTCAATGAAAAGAAGAAGAAGAACACTGTCTCAGCGGAGACTAAAATAAAGGGAATAGACGAATTTGAAATAGGAGTCACAACAGCTATCCAGGGGCTGGCTATAAATATTGAGTCGTTGGGTCTCACAGATGTAAAGGATGAGATCAGTGTGGCCACAGCATCGATCTCTTCCAAAAAGAAAACGGAGTTGTACAGGCAACTTGAAGACAATTTGAAAGCCGCTGATTATGAGATAGAACAGCTGAGTTCTAAGATGTTATCCATTCTGAGTCCTTTCTTTGAAGAAGGAGTATATAATTCAATAAGCACCTATTCATTTTTACAGGAGGAGGAAAGGATTAACGGCAAGCAGATCTCCTCTACTGAAAACATGGAGTATTGGTTTGAACTGAAATTTAATAATGATAAGCTTAAAGTAAAGGACCTCTATGAAAAATTCTCATTACCAGTATGGGTTTCAGGGGGTTTGCTGCATCGGGAAGACAAAGTGAAGAAAATAGACATGTCCGATCACCATATTATATCAATGGAATATGATGGAGATGAGCATCTTGAAGCAGTGCTCAAGGATGATAACTCTGAACATGTATTCAAGATAGTTGCTGATGAGAACACTTTCATCATACTCCACAACGACCAGGACATTACGATTGATGAAAAACTGGCAGAGTCCCTTGAAGAGGATGAAGTTCTCCTCCTTATAAAAAAGATGAAGCTGTACTTTTCTGTAGCTGTTCAGTCACGTACGCTCATACGTGTATTTATAGATGGCAAAGATGCAATAGACAACAACCGGGTGTTCGATTGCCTTAAAATAATAGCTGCAACGTATGGTGCCTTGATCAAGGACTGTCTTGCTAAAGGCTATAATAAGGACGAGATCAGTATAAAGATAGAACGTCCGGATGAAACAAGAACTGAGAAATATATCTCAAGAGCAGAAGTGTTCAAACAGTTATCTGAGATTGGTAGTGAAGGTTTCGAGCTTGCGAGCATAATGAAAGTTTCAGACAACTGAATATTGTTGCAGTAGAAATCATTATTAGTCCAGGATATAGGTGGTTGTTTGTTCTAAACAACTCACACTTTTCATTTTTGCAGTAAAAGGTCAGGCAAAAAGAGAGGTGAGAACTGCCAAACTTGGAAGTAATCAAGGCATCCTGTATTTTGATGATAGGACCTGATGCCTTCAGCAGCCATTTCGGCCGTTACTGCACCATTAACGTTTTCAGATCCTGTGATTTTATGATCTGCATGTCCAAGCTTACAATTAACGCAGTCGAAATTATAGTTCTTTGTGCCAGGCTGTGGATAGCATCGATTCCCCGCAACATTTCAAGCTTCTTAAAAAGTTGGCTACAGATAGTCCCTAATTTCATTCTTGCACCCTTTTTTGTAGAAGAAAGAGCATTTATTAAACTTTGACCGAATATCCTGCAAATATCTCAGCAAAACTTTCAGGATATATTTTCCGGAACTCATTTTTATGGACCGTACAATGACCTGCACCGATCAGTTGCAGGTCTTTGAGTAAACTATGTTCCTGGCTGTCGTGGAGACCTCCTATTATGCCGGCTACAGTGCCAAACAAGGATGCAGCGCTTAATATAGCAGAGAGTCCAGGATGCGCACAGCCGGCAATGATGTAGAGCCCGCTACCGGAATCCAGTACAAGGGACTGCTCTTTTATATCGGTTCCAAGCTCCCCTGTCGTATAGACATCCTTGCATATCTGCATGGGTGCTTTTACCTCATGCAGCCGTGGGTTTACAGGAATATCCGTCTCTGAAGAAGAACCGGAAGCTTCCGGACATCCTCCTCTGGTAGATATCTCTTTTTTCAGGTTAGGCGAGAAACTTGAGGGAACATACACATCCACATCCGGATTCATACAAAGGAAGGTCGGCAAACCTCCAATGTGGTCCCAGTGCTGGTGAGATAATACGAGAATGTCGATAGCCTCAGGAGATATTGAGAGCCTGCGCATGTTCTCCAGCAATAAATGGCCGTCCCAGCCGGTATCAAAGAGGATGTTATGCCCGGGAGTCTCAATTAAGCAGGAAAAGCCCCATCCGCTCTTTAGACCTTCTGTTGCCTCATTATCGTAAACGACTGTTAGCTTCATCTTGATCCCACAATTACAGATAATAATACCCATCTGAGAGGAAATATAAATAATTTACTCGCGAATATGCAATATATTTTAAACCGGAATCATTATCCACAAAGGAGAATAAATATATAACAATATTGCAAATGATTTAAGTATTAATTCGCAAATAGGGTTTAATAGGCAATATAGAGAAAGGAGGAGAAGTATAATACATTACGGCCTTGGTATTGACACCGGCGCGTATACCGATGCAGTCCTATTGAGAGGTTAAGTCTTTTCCTTAGTGCTTACGTAGTTCCCGCCTGCTATCTCTATGGCCTTTCCGGTGGTTAAGGCAATAGCTACCTTTTTCCTGGCACTTTGCAGGTCTTCCCAGAAGGATCTCCGCGATATTCCCATCTGATATGCAGCATCTTCCTGCGTGAGACCTTCTATATCCACAAGGCGCAGAGCTTCAAGTTCCTCTATTGCGAGGGCAACCACTTCCAGCTCACATAAAGGCACTCCCCTGGGTTTAAAATAGATCACTTCAGGAGTGTGCTCAACACGCCTTGGGCATTTCGGACGTCCTCTTTCAGTCATAGCATTTTTCACAAAGGCTATCATTCATATATACTTTCTCATGAGCTTGGCAACCTCATTGCCGATGATATACCTCATTAATGAATAAATACATAAATATTGTGGATTAACTTTATGTATATTCCCTCATATAAGAACATATTCAGCAGAAAAGAAGATTGCTGGCATATAGAGTATGTGCCTAACAAAGTGAATAAAATGAAGATATGTATTACCACAAAGGACAAGGGTCCTGAAGCAGGAACCGACCCGCATTTAGGACGATGCATGTATTTTATGTTCGTCGATACGGACAGCCTGCAGACTGAATTTGCTGATAATCCGTATGTTGCTGCATCGCAGGGTGCAGGTGTTCAGGCCGCGCAATATATTGCAGGCAGGGGAGTCGATGTTCTTATCTGCGGGAATCCGGGCCCTAATTCCATGTCAGTTATGGAAGCTGCAGGCATAAAAATAGTGAAACTCCCTGAAATGAAAGCTATGGAAGCTGTACAGGCATTCCTTGGAAATAATGATAGTTAAAGGTGAAAATATGAAGATCAGTATACCATCTATGGGTAAAAGCGGTCTGGAAGACCAAGTCGGACAGCATTTCGGGAAAGTTTTGAACTACATTGTCTATGATACGCAGACCGGGGAAACTTCAATACTGCCCAACACCAGTGAACACAACGGCGGAGTAGGTTTGCCTCCCGAACTGATGTCCCGGAACGCTGTGAATATAATGCTTTGTGGAGGACTGGGCAGGAAAGCTGTTGCAATGTTCGATCAGTACGGAATAGAAGTATTTGTAGGAGCACAGGGAACGATCCAGGATGCTCTGAATGCGTGGAAAGAAGGAAAGCTGGAAAAGGCAAATCAGGACAATGCCTGCAGTTCACACGACAACCACGATCATCACGACCACCACCATCACTGAACTAATCGGACCCTTCATACATATTAATGCAAGTAGCTGAGGCTCCATGAGGATAGCAATAGCAAGCGGTAAAGGTGGCACCGGGAAGACTACTGTGTCTGTGAACCTTGCATTGTCCCTGGAAAATGCCCAGCTCCTTGACTGCGATGTAGAGGAACCAAACTGCAACCTGTTCCTTGATCACCCACTTCAAAAAGTAAAGGATGTAGGGATACGGGTACCTGCCATTTCTAAAGATAAGTGCACTTCATGCGGTAAATGTGCAGAAGCATGTCGCTTTAATGCCCTTGCAGTATTATTAACAGGTGTAATTCTCTTTCCCAAACTATGCCACGGCTGCGGCGCATGTTCCATTGCATGCCCGGAAGGTGCAATCTCCGAAGTGACCCAGGTGATTGGTTCCATTGAAAAATCAGCTTCCCATACCCATGGAATAGAACTGTATCAGGGAGTATTGAATATCGGTGAACCGATGGCTTCACCGATTATACATGCCCTGAAAGGTCACATTGATAACAGCAGGACAGTGATCATAGATTCACCCCCGGGTACTTCTTGTCCGGTCATCTCTTCTATAACAGGGGCAGACTACTGTATACTTGTCACAGAACCTACCCCCTTTGGATTGCACGACCTGATGCTTGCTGTAGACCTTGTAAAGGACATGCAAATACCTTATGGCATAATTATAAACAGGCATGGTACAGGCGATGAAGGAGTGGAGGATCATTGCTCTGAGAACAACATTCCTGTGCTTATGAAGATACCCTATGATATGAGAATAGCTGAACTATACTCCGAAGGTATTCCTTTCGTGCTCCGAATGCCCCGGTGGAAAGATAGATTCCTGGATACATTCAGGGAACTGCAAGTGCTTACAGACAGGTGTTGAGATGGTGAAACAAATAACGGTTATCAGTGGAAAGGGCGGCACAGGTAAAACCACTCTCACAGCAGCTTTTGCCTCCCTTGCAAATAATGCTCTTATAGCAGATTGTGATGTGGATGCTGCGAACCTTCACCTGATACTGGACCCGGTAATGACCAGCAAACTGGATTTCTACGGCATGAAGATGGCTGCGATCGATCAGAATAAATGCTCTGCTTGTGGATTATGCCGAAGCGGATGCAGATTTGGTGCCATCACTGAAAGATTTGTGATCGATACACATGCCTGCGAAGGCTGTGGAGTATGTGCACTTGTCTGTCCGAAAGGGGCTATCGTAATGAATGAACATAAAGCCGGGGAGGTGTACAGATCCATGACCCGGTTCGGTCCTTTCGTTCATGCCCGTTTAGGCATTGGGGAAGAGACAGGAGGCAAGCTGGTCTCAATGGTGAGGAAAAATGC
Encoded proteins:
- a CDS encoding dinitrogenase iron-molybdenum cofactor biosynthesis, translating into MKISIPSMGKSGLEDQVGQHFGKVLNYIVYDTQTGETSILPNTSEHNGGVGLPPELMSRNAVNIMLCGGLGRKAVAMFDQYGIEVFVGAQGTIQDALNAWKEGKLEKANQDNACSSHDNHDHHDHHHH
- a CDS encoding metallo-beta-lactamase superfamily protein — its product is MKLTVVYDNEATEGLKSGWGFSCLIETPGHNILFDTGWDGHLLLENMRRLSISPEAIDILVLSHQHWDHIGGLPTFLCMNPDVDVYVPSSFSPNLKKEISTRGGCPEASGSSSETDIPVNPRLHEVKAPMQICKDVYTTGELGTDIKEQSLVLDSGSGLYIIAGCAHPGLSAILSAASLFGTVAGIIGGLHDSQEHSLLKDLQLIGAGHCTVHKNEFRKIYPESFAEIFAGYSVKV
- a CDS encoding transposase IS200-family protein, which encodes MSYSSSAVYEINYHIVWCTKYRKQVMNDELKQFLDDQIRTIADSKEWEILELEVMPEYIHLFISAPPFIAPTDIVKIMKGVTTKRVFQKFPELRKKEFWGNHLWSPSYYVGSHGQVSAETIKKYIDGSSNRGRNSSTCSSSENWNSH
- a CDS encoding cobyrinic acid a,c-diamide synthase, which codes for MVKQITVISGKGGTGKTTLTAAFASLANNALIADCDVDAANLHLILDPVMTSKLDFYGMKMAAIDQNKCSACGLCRSGCRFGAITERFVIDTHACEGCGVCALVCPKGAIVMNEHKAGEVYRSMTRFGPFVHARLGIGEETGGKLVSMVRKNAAEMATMHGNDLIIIDGPPGIGCSVIASISGADLVFIVTEPSVSAIHDLERVIEVAAHFRIKTVVCINRCDINKEKTAYIEDYCRKNGVKVIGKLPLSETPTKAMLEGRTVIEHKDDIFTGTVQDIWYRVHSELFHNSFRPLFQ
- a CDS encoding cobyrinic acid a,c-diamide synthase, translating into MRIAIASGKGGTGKTTVSVNLALSLENAQLLDCDVEEPNCNLFLDHPLQKVKDVGIRVPAISKDKCTSCGKCAEACRFNALAVLLTGVILFPKLCHGCGACSIACPEGAISEVTQVIGSIEKSASHTHGIELYQGVLNIGEPMASPIIHALKGHIDNSRTVIIDSPPGTSCPVISSITGADYCILVTEPTPFGLHDLMLAVDLVKDMQIPYGIIINRHGTGDEGVEDHCSENNIPVLMKIPYDMRIAELYSEGIPFVLRMPRWKDRFLDTFRELQVLTDRC